The following are from one region of the Segatella oris genome:
- a CDS encoding GxxExxY protein, whose translation MNIVEYKELSKKIIGDAFSVYNEYKGGLLESAYQAAFVYLLRKNGFKVEEQKELPLFFRDVRLSKTYRMDIVINNQIILELKAVEEIRKEHRLQLFHYMRLTHIPIGLLINFSYSDGVHFEKYHFDETENRCKAF comes from the coding sequence ATGAACATCGTAGAATACAAAGAATTATCTAAGAAAATCATTGGTGATGCATTCTCTGTCTATAATGAATATAAAGGAGGATTACTGGAATCTGCATATCAGGCAGCATTCGTCTATTTACTCCGAAAGAATGGTTTTAAAGTCGAAGAACAGAAAGAACTACCTTTATTCTTTAGAGACGTCAGACTGTCTAAGACATATCGCATGGATATTGTTATCAATAATCAAATCATTTTAGAGTTAAAAGCGGTAGAAGAAATAAGGAAAGAGCATAGATTACAATTATTTCATTACATGCGCTTGACTCATATTCCGATTGGATTATTGATAAATTTCAGTTACAGTGATGGTGTACATTTTGAGAAATATCATTTTGATGAAACAGAGAACAGATGCAAGGCTTTCTGA
- a CDS encoding histidine-type phosphatase, with amino-acid sequence MKRKMVILSLMTFCLSGFAQQAKQDFKANRQLSASNYLAYPGPLQKTLTPAPKGYEPFYLSHYGRHGSRWLIGKRDYQQPVKWLEKADTLGKLTPKGQEVLHKLRLLRDAAKGRDGELTQLGAEQHRQIAERMMRNFPEIFKGKTHVDAKSTVVIRCILSMENALQQLVRMNPQLDITHDASYHDMYYMNHNDTSLFKQRMPKEAREAYDAFSKRHIHPERVMRELFNDDSYWQKEVNYKELYKALYKQASNIQSTELRHKMSLYDLFTDDELYDLWATTNAWWYINYGPSPLNGGKQPTSQRFLLRKIVSEVDSCLKLNHPGATLRYGHDTMVMPLTCLLNLDDTGMQVADLEQVAMRGWNDYRIFPMACNLQFVFYRKQGSDDILVKILRNENEAKLPVKSDVAPYYHWKDVRAYCERVASSQSPQGGKPVLTD; translated from the coding sequence ATGAAAAGGAAAATGGTTATTCTATCGCTGATGACGTTCTGTCTCAGCGGCTTTGCACAGCAGGCAAAGCAAGACTTTAAGGCCAACAGACAACTGTCGGCAAGTAATTATTTAGCCTATCCCGGCCCACTTCAGAAGACACTTACGCCCGCTCCGAAAGGCTATGAGCCATTCTATCTGAGCCATTATGGTCGTCATGGAAGCCGCTGGCTCATAGGAAAACGCGACTATCAGCAGCCTGTGAAATGGCTTGAAAAGGCAGATACCTTAGGAAAACTCACACCGAAAGGACAGGAGGTGCTCCATAAACTGCGCCTGCTCCGCGATGCAGCAAAGGGCCGTGATGGTGAGCTGACACAGCTTGGTGCAGAGCAACACCGTCAGATTGCCGAACGAATGATGCGTAATTTCCCCGAGATATTCAAGGGAAAGACGCATGTAGACGCTAAGAGTACGGTGGTTATCCGCTGTATTCTGAGCATGGAAAACGCTTTGCAGCAGTTGGTTCGCATGAACCCGCAGCTCGATATCACCCATGATGCCAGCTATCACGACATGTATTACATGAACCATAACGACACTTCGCTCTTCAAACAGCGCATGCCGAAGGAAGCACGCGAGGCATATGATGCTTTCAGCAAACGCCATATTCACCCTGAACGTGTGATGCGTGAGCTTTTCAATGACGACAGTTACTGGCAGAAAGAGGTTAATTATAAAGAACTCTACAAAGCACTTTACAAGCAGGCCAGCAACATTCAGAGCACTGAACTGCGCCATAAGATGTCGCTCTATGACCTTTTCACAGACGACGAACTCTATGACCTTTGGGCCACAACCAATGCATGGTGGTATATCAACTATGGCCCTTCACCTCTCAACGGCGGTAAGCAACCCACCTCACAGCGCTTCCTTTTGCGCAAGATTGTCAGTGAGGTCGACAGCTGCTTGAAACTGAATCATCCCGGTGCTACACTGCGTTACGGTCATGACACCATGGTGATGCCGCTCACATGTCTGCTCAATCTCGACGACACGGGAATGCAGGTGGCCGACTTGGAGCAAGTAGCCATGCGCGGATGGAACGATTATCGCATCTTCCCTATGGCCTGCAACCTGCAGTTTGTGTTCTATCGTAAGCAGGGAAGTGACGACATTCTCGTCAAGATTCTGCGCAATGAGAACGAGGCTAAGCTGCCTGTCAAGAGCGATGTTGCCCCTTATTATCATTGGAAAGATGTGAGAGCGTATTGTGAAAGAGTAGCTTCTTCCCAGTCTCCTCAAGGAGGTAAGCCTGTACTTACAGACTAA
- a CDS encoding alkaline phosphatase family protein — MKKNILILLLLACSFMGHAQVNRPKLVVGIVVDQMRWDYLYYYNKEFVEGGFKRLLAEGYSCENTMIPYIPTVTAIGHSSIYTGSVPALTGILGNSFFINGKNTYCCGDDNVQSVGSSSKEGKMSPRNLLASTIGDELKLATDFKSKVIGVALKDRAAILPAGHSADAAYWWDTSAGHFVTSTYYMDKLPSWAVEFNKKHLQKPGSDIKSKPQGVTMTFDMAEAALKNERLGLGTETDMLAVSVSSTDIIGHMYSTRGPEIHDVYIQLDRDLARFFNTLDAQVGRGNYLVFLTADHGGSHNPNFMRNHKLAAGGFAGWNLTKEINKELQQSFGTKANFILGENALRIYFDRKSIAEAGLELAKVKAKAKQLLEKKENITYVVNYDNVATQPIAQPIRERIINGYSRERGGDLLIITNPGWVNCPSSPDYKGTNHGLWNPDDSHIPLIFMGWGITSGATSHPTSMTDIAPSVCSMLHIQMPNACVGNPVF; from the coding sequence ATGAAGAAAAACATTTTAATTCTATTGCTGTTGGCCTGCTCGTTCATGGGGCATGCACAGGTGAACCGACCGAAATTGGTCGTCGGAATAGTGGTCGATCAGATGCGTTGGGACTATCTCTACTACTACAACAAGGAGTTTGTGGAGGGTGGTTTCAAGCGACTTCTGGCTGAAGGATATAGCTGTGAGAACACCATGATACCTTATATTCCCACGGTTACAGCCATTGGTCACTCGAGTATTTACACCGGTAGTGTCCCTGCTTTGACAGGAATTCTCGGCAATAGCTTCTTTATCAATGGAAAGAACACCTACTGCTGTGGCGATGACAACGTGCAGAGTGTGGGCAGTAGTTCCAAGGAAGGCAAGATGTCGCCACGCAATCTGCTGGCTTCAACGATAGGCGATGAATTGAAATTGGCCACAGATTTCAAGTCGAAGGTCATTGGTGTGGCCCTCAAAGACCGTGCTGCCATTCTGCCTGCAGGCCATAGTGCCGATGCCGCTTATTGGTGGGACACAAGTGCCGGCCATTTCGTTACGAGCACTTACTATATGGATAAGCTGCCTTCATGGGCTGTTGAATTTAACAAGAAGCATCTGCAGAAACCCGGCTCTGACATTAAAAGCAAACCGCAAGGCGTCACCATGACGTTCGATATGGCTGAAGCTGCGTTGAAAAACGAACGACTCGGCTTGGGAACAGAGACCGATATGCTCGCTGTGAGCGTATCTTCTACCGATATTATCGGCCACATGTACAGCACACGTGGCCCCGAAATCCACGATGTCTACATACAGCTTGACCGCGATCTTGCCCGCTTTTTCAATACTTTGGATGCTCAAGTAGGCCGTGGAAACTATCTTGTGTTCCTCACAGCCGACCATGGTGGCTCGCACAATCCTAACTTCATGCGCAATCATAAGTTAGCTGCCGGTGGTTTTGCAGGCTGGAATTTGACGAAGGAAATCAACAAAGAACTGCAACAGTCATTTGGAACGAAAGCCAATTTCATCTTGGGCGAGAATGCACTCCGCATCTATTTCGACCGCAAGAGCATTGCTGAAGCTGGATTGGAGTTGGCAAAAGTGAAGGCCAAAGCAAAGCAACTGCTCGAAAAGAAAGAAAACATCACCTATGTGGTCAACTATGATAATGTGGCTACACAACCCATTGCACAGCCTATCCGCGAGCGTATCATCAACGGATATAGCCGTGAACGCGGTGGCGATTTGCTCATCATCACCAATCCCGGGTGGGTAAATTGCCCATCAAGTCCCGACTATAAAGGCACAAACCATGGTCTTTGGAACCCTGACGACAGTCATATCCCATTGATATTCATGGGTTGGGGCATCACTTCGGGTGCCACTTCGCATCCTACCTCCATGACAGATATTGCACCGAGTGTGTGCAGTATGCTGCATATTCAAATGCCGAATGCCTGCGTAGGCAATCCTGTTTTTTAA
- a CDS encoding amino acid adenylation domain-containing protein, with protein sequence MIKESQNAQLVALLHDSLLAHTSQNAFCIDDKMWTYGQLMKRVAAIRCAVRECESIIGLVANDDLNTYASILALWMEGRCYVPLHPLQPLQRCNDIISQVDIKTILDSGESTRYDSEGVIMTAQLPDADKLDAPCEVDKDAPAYILFTSGTTGRPKGVPVTFGNVEAFLEAFAQLGISLLPEDRCLQMFDLTFDLSVGSYLPPLIAGACVYTVRLSSIKWQEVFRLMDDYRLTVTLMVPSVIHYLRPYLSELSAPDLRYSLFCGEALMVDDVVPWKQVASHATVWNVYGPTENTIYCTAYRVGSHDIKQHNGVVSIGKAMLHTHTMIVDSEHQKVVQGDTGELCLAGDMLTPGYWNDDEKNRQAFFSDGKRRWYLTGDICREDENGDIEYVGRSDSQVKIQGYRIELSEIESVARRYYDQQTAVVAVVLGEQNNQTINLVVECNDDGSSEQLQDFLRQYLPAYMLPSRVVFMPVFPQNANNKIDRKRIKESI encoded by the coding sequence ATGATCAAAGAAAGCCAAAATGCACAGCTTGTGGCGCTTCTTCATGACAGTCTGTTGGCCCATACATCGCAGAATGCCTTTTGCATTGACGATAAAATGTGGACTTACGGACAGCTGATGAAGCGTGTTGCAGCTATCCGTTGCGCGGTAAGAGAATGCGAAAGTATCATCGGTTTGGTGGCCAACGACGACTTAAACACCTATGCTTCCATACTCGCTTTATGGATGGAAGGCCGTTGCTACGTACCTCTTCATCCGCTTCAACCCTTGCAACGCTGCAATGATATCATCAGTCAGGTGGACATCAAGACCATTCTTGACTCGGGTGAAAGCACGCGTTACGACAGCGAGGGTGTCATCATGACGGCCCAACTGCCTGATGCCGACAAATTAGATGCCCCTTGCGAGGTCGACAAAGATGCTCCGGCATATATCCTTTTCACTTCTGGAACAACAGGACGGCCCAAGGGTGTGCCCGTTACTTTCGGCAATGTGGAAGCTTTTTTGGAGGCTTTTGCCCAGTTGGGGATTAGTCTTTTGCCCGAAGATCGCTGCTTGCAGATGTTTGATTTGACTTTCGATCTTTCGGTGGGCAGCTATCTTCCACCGCTGATAGCAGGCGCTTGTGTCTACACGGTGCGTCTTAGCAGCATTAAATGGCAAGAGGTTTTCCGCCTGATGGACGACTACCGACTCACCGTTACGCTTATGGTTCCCTCGGTTATCCATTATCTTCGTCCTTATCTCAGCGAGCTTTCGGCTCCCGACTTGCGCTATTCGCTCTTCTGTGGCGAGGCATTAATGGTTGATGATGTGGTGCCATGGAAGCAGGTGGCAAGTCATGCTACGGTGTGGAATGTGTACGGGCCGACCGAAAACACCATTTACTGTACGGCCTATCGTGTGGGCAGTCACGACATCAAACAGCACAATGGCGTGGTCAGTATCGGTAAAGCGATGTTGCATACCCACACGATGATTGTCGACAGCGAGCATCAGAAAGTGGTGCAAGGCGATACAGGCGAGCTTTGTTTAGCAGGCGATATGCTCACTCCGGGCTATTGGAATGATGATGAAAAGAACCGTCAGGCTTTCTTCTCTGACGGCAAACGCCGCTGGTATCTGACGGGTGACATCTGCCGTGAAGATGAAAATGGCGACATCGAATACGTGGGACGTAGCGACTCTCAGGTAAAGATACAGGGCTATCGCATTGAACTCAGCGAGATAGAAAGCGTGGCCCGACGCTATTATGACCAGCAGACAGCCGTGGTTGCTGTTGTGCTGGGAGAACAGAACAACCAGACTATCAACTTGGTTGTAGAGTGCAATGATGACGGAAGCAGTGAGCAGTTGCAAGACTTCCTGCGGCAATATCTGCCCGCTTACATGCTGCCTTCGCGCGTGGTTTTCATGCCGGTTTTCCCGCAGAATGCCAATAATAAAATCGACAGAAAACGCATTAAGGAAAGCATTTAG
- a CDS encoding acyl carrier protein: MEKNEIMQALNGIFSAVLNQSNLQLSENMTTDDIENWDSLTNMTIISEIEKRWNIHFKLRDIIRMKNIGDMADAVISKSQQ; the protein is encoded by the coding sequence ATGGAAAAAAACGAAATCATGCAGGCTTTGAATGGCATTTTCTCTGCCGTGTTGAACCAAAGTAACCTGCAACTTTCTGAAAATATGACCACCGATGATATCGAGAACTGGGATTCTCTGACCAACATGACCATCATCAGTGAGATAGAAAAGCGTTGGAACATCCACTTCAAGCTGCGCGATATCATCCGTATGAAGAACATTGGCGACATGGCTGATGCTGTCATCAGCAAGAGTCAGCAATAA
- a CDS encoding MBOAT family O-acyltransferase has translation MEFISIPFVTCMLVAFILYYAFRKRRQQHAVLLLASVVFIGYYHLTYLLTAVGITLFTFYAGRRIHANVNTPKAGWWLWTSVVALVGFWLVARYYFDLFPLGISFYTFQALSYLIEIYWEEEPEDDFIDFSLYMLLFVKFLSGPIERAYDLLPQFKKAHAFDYQQVVGGLKLVAWGVFLKLVIADRIGPSLDSVLDNVRQASGMQLLLATLLYPIQLYADFAGYTAMALGLGRMLGFKLQPNFNRPFISTSTGELWRRWHISLSAWVRDYVFTPLNASLRSWHRWGIYVSLLVTFVSIGVWHGAGWTFACYGLFQGILIIIETLLGKRRERLYNVFGQRVGRVLMIIRTYLFFALSLLFFRISSVSDVLYTYRHLFDGYLSSVKELRLELSDYYWIVFAVAVVLMFVIEAVNARRDLIESSSRWRAPIRWTCYFAVVLIVLFYGAFGVENFIYIQF, from the coding sequence ATGGAGTTTATCTCAATACCGTTTGTCACCTGCATGCTGGTGGCCTTTATCCTGTATTATGCCTTTAGAAAACGACGCCAGCAACATGCTGTTCTACTCTTGGCGAGCGTGGTTTTCATTGGTTATTACCACCTTACTTATCTGCTGACGGCCGTTGGCATCACGCTTTTCACCTTCTATGCAGGCCGTCGTATTCATGCCAATGTCAACACTCCGAAGGCCGGTTGGTGGCTTTGGACCTCGGTGGTAGCCCTGGTTGGCTTCTGGCTTGTGGCCAGATACTACTTCGATTTGTTTCCACTTGGCATCTCTTTCTACACGTTCCAGGCCCTTTCCTACCTCATAGAAATCTATTGGGAAGAGGAACCCGAAGACGATTTCATCGACTTTTCGCTCTACATGTTGCTTTTCGTGAAGTTCCTTTCCGGACCAATCGAGCGTGCTTACGACCTGTTGCCACAGTTTAAGAAAGCACATGCGTTCGACTATCAGCAGGTGGTTGGCGGACTGAAACTCGTGGCATGGGGAGTTTTCTTGAAGCTTGTCATCGCCGACCGCATAGGCCCTTCGCTCGACAGTGTGCTCGACAACGTGCGCCAGGCATCGGGAATGCAGCTGCTGCTCGCCACGCTTCTCTATCCCATTCAGCTCTATGCCGACTTTGCCGGCTATACAGCCATGGCGCTTGGATTAGGCCGAATGCTCGGTTTCAAGCTGCAACCCAACTTCAACCGACCGTTTATTTCAACGTCTACGGGCGAACTTTGGCGCCGTTGGCATATCTCATTGTCAGCGTGGGTGCGTGATTACGTGTTCACTCCACTGAATGCTTCGCTGCGCTCATGGCATCGCTGGGGCATCTATGTGTCGCTGTTGGTGACGTTTGTCAGCATCGGTGTGTGGCATGGGGCAGGGTGGACATTCGCCTGCTACGGTCTTTTTCAGGGCATTCTAATCATCATCGAGACCCTTTTGGGCAAGCGCAGAGAGCGCCTTTACAATGTCTTCGGACAGCGTGTAGGGCGCGTGTTGATGATTATTCGCACCTATCTGTTCTTTGCCTTGTCGCTGCTTTTCTTCCGTATAAGTTCGGTTTCCGACGTGCTCTATACCTATCGCCACCTCTTCGACGGTTATCTTTCATCGGTGAAAGAGTTGAGGCTCGAGCTTTCCGACTATTATTGGATTGTCTTTGCAGTGGCCGTTGTATTGATGTTTGTCATCGAAGCAGTCAATGCCCGACGTGACCTCATCGAGTCGAGCAGCCGTTGGCGTGCGCCCATTCGCTGGACTTGTTATTTCGCAGTGGTGCTGATAGTGCTGTTCTATGGTGCTTTCGGCGTTGAAAACTTTATTTATATTCAGTTCTAA
- the ribD gene encoding bifunctional diaminohydroxyphosphoribosylaminopyrimidine deaminase/5-amino-6-(5-phosphoribosylamino)uracil reductase RibD — protein MEHEYYMKRCLQLAENGRQNAKPNPMVGAVIVAHDRIIGEGYHVRCGEGHAEVNVFASVRPEDERLLPEATIYVSLEPCSHYGKTPPCADLIICKGIKRCVCGCVDPFAKVQGRGIQRMRDAGIEVVVGVMEAECLALNRRFITFNALHRPYILLKWAQTANGFISKKDSPLQLSTPVTQMLVHQLRAENEAILVGHTTFLTDHPRLDVRQWSGCNPERIVLSPTMAARKERPEGWTVAATIDEIIAHLYADKKQSLVVEGGRKTLQAFIERGLWDEIRVETAPIMITEGVAAPHFPTHAHIEKTEYIDGNQIITLCR, from the coding sequence ATGGAGCATGAATACTACATGAAACGCTGCCTGCAACTGGCAGAGAACGGACGGCAGAACGCCAAGCCCAACCCCATGGTGGGTGCTGTGATTGTGGCACATGACCGCATCATCGGCGAAGGCTATCACGTCAGATGCGGCGAAGGACACGCTGAAGTGAATGTCTTTGCAAGCGTCAGACCGGAAGATGAGAGGCTGTTGCCCGAGGCCACAATCTACGTGTCGTTGGAGCCTTGCTCACATTATGGCAAGACGCCACCCTGTGCAGATCTCATCATCTGCAAGGGCATAAAGCGATGCGTCTGCGGTTGTGTTGACCCTTTTGCCAAGGTGCAGGGACGTGGCATTCAGCGCATGCGCGACGCCGGTATTGAGGTCGTTGTGGGCGTCATGGAAGCGGAATGCTTGGCCTTGAACCGCCGTTTCATCACGTTCAATGCTTTGCATCGGCCGTATATTCTCCTGAAATGGGCACAGACAGCGAATGGTTTTATCAGCAAAAAAGACAGTCCGCTGCAGCTTTCTACGCCTGTCACACAAATGCTTGTGCATCAGTTGCGGGCCGAAAATGAAGCTATTCTCGTAGGCCATACCACCTTCTTGACCGATCATCCCCGCCTTGACGTGCGCCAATGGAGTGGTTGTAATCCCGAACGTATCGTGCTTTCGCCGACTATGGCAGCACGAAAAGAGCGGCCGGAAGGCTGGACTGTCGCAGCAACCATTGATGAAATCATCGCTCATCTCTATGCCGATAAAAAACAAAGTCTCGTTGTAGAAGGGGGCAGAAAGACGCTGCAGGCTTTCATCGAACGCGGACTTTGGGACGAAATCCGAGTGGAGACGGCTCCGATAATGATAACAGAAGGCGTGGCAGCTCCACATTTCCCCACGCATGCGCATATAGAAAAAACAGAATATATTGACGGAAACCAAATCATCACCCTATGCAGATAA